TGCCGTTTAAATAGCTTGTTCCTGCATACCTATAAAGTACGTCTTTGCTGAAGAGATTATTTTGTTGCTGCAATTTCTCCAAGTTCGTGATGTTAGACATGCCGGGAACTGTTATATAACTCCACTGACCATCCGGTGATTTTACATAAACCTTGTCGCCCATCATGTACTCTTCTACGTTCATCGAACCTGCATTTGGAATAGTCATGCCTATTACTTCATGGATCCCCTGATCTAAATTGAAATCAGCGTATACCTGCGCAGAAACTGTGTCAAATGGCGATGCCACACCATTGTTAAAGCCAACAGCAATTTTCATATTCCCAGTTAAACTGCCGCTTTTAACTGTAGTATTCTTACTGCCATCTATCATATCTTTGACTTTGCTGTAACTGTCGAATATCTTTGACAATATCTGCTGCCCTTCATCCACCGTAACCTTCCTATTCAGCAGAACATCTTGAGGAATCAAACCTTCTTCTAAGGCATAGACGTATTCAGACCCTTCTACCTGATGTGCGTCGATCATAGACAGCCCATAAAATCTGCTTAATATCGTCGCTATCTGTTCATACGTAATAGGTTCTGAAAGCATCAAATTTCCTTTTCCGTCACCTTCTAATATACGGTTGTCAACAACGTATTGTGAAAGATCTTTTCCACCTAAATTGATACCGGCTCCTTTTATTAAATCATTTATAAATTCTTGTCTTGTCATGTAGTTGGAACCGGGCTGCGCTGCCAAGCCTATTACAGGAATAGCAGCAATCATCATCGTTACAAGAAAGATTGATATGAACTTTTTCAATAGGACCCCTCCTTGACTATGCTTGTTAATTTTCAATCAACTATATTTTACCACTTTAGCATAATTTAATCAACAAAAATTTTCAAAATATTTAAATCAAGAAAATTAAGCACATTATATATTTCCCTTTAAGCCTATCTCATCTGCCACATCTCTCATGCCTATAATAGTTTCTTCGATTACCTTATCTAAATCCATACCCAATAACTCTGCACCTTCTGCTATAACGTCTCTATTTACTCCTGCTGCAAAACTTTTCTGCTTCCATTTTTTCTTTACAGATTTTACTTCCAAATCAAGTATGCTTTTGCTGGGGCGCATAAGCGCTGTCGCAGTAATGAGTCCAGTCAATTCATCAATTGTGTACAAAACCTTTTCCATTTTATGTACTGGCTCTACGTCTGTACAGATCTTCCAACCATGGCTTTCTATTGCATGAATATAATCATCAGGCCATCCATGTCTTTCTAAAATTTCCCTTACTTTTTTGCAGTGCTCATTTGGATACATCTCATAATCTAGATCGTGAAGAAGCCCTATGATGCCCCATTTTTCCTTGTCTTCACCAAATAGCTCAGCAAAATGCCTCATAACTGCTTCAACAGCCAATGCATGGTTTATCAGGCTT
This portion of the Thermoanaerobacterium sp. RBIITD genome encodes:
- a CDS encoding HDIG domain-containing metalloprotein encodes the protein MENALINRDEAYALLKEYNKSESLINHALAVEAVMRHFAELFGEDKEKWGIIGLLHDLDYEMYPNEHCKKVREILERHGWPDDYIHAIESHGWKICTDVEPVHKMEKVLYTIDELTGLITATALMRPSKSILDLEVKSVKKKWKQKSFAAGVNRDVIAEGAELLGMDLDKVIEETIIGMRDVADEIGLKGNI